Proteins found in one Thermaerobacter subterraneus DSM 13965 genomic segment:
- a CDS encoding amidophosphoribosyltransferase, protein MPAGRSGIPGSGGVTAGALAAGGSPAAGGSHAALGSPAGSRCEAPAGPFGPREACGIFGIWGHPEAVACTVRALVALQHRGQESAGIAVLDGSGRLRVHRGPGLVGHVFGRPGRLARLGEGATAAIGHVRYATAGDPGPRNAQPLLFGGDFALAHNGQLAGGERWRAVLERLGVPLATTADSEVIGRVAQRHAALASRLPVSRSALTGTCPVQPAAPEGGGAMAAPPGPGGTNPAGGPPAPLLKALAAVPGAYAVVILTPRGLLAARDPWGIRPLVLGRIGDAWAVASESCALETAGGRVEEELPPGSWVWLGCGEAPGPARGALPGWDRAGLAREAFCVFEYIYFARPDSCFAGRSVYAVRKELGRRLARVHPASADVVVGVPDSSLPAAAGYAEAAGLPHELGLVKNRYTGRTFIRPGAREREEAVRLKLHPVPGVLAGRRVVLVDDSLVRGTTARWLVTALREAGAREVHLRITAPPYRFPCHFGVDTGRAEELLAAGHSPQAMARAVGADSLAFLPLDQVVEATGRPAGSLCLGCFTGRYPLDPEGKVRRIGHRGDPGDRGIPGGGAGGG, encoded by the coding sequence GTGCCGGCTGGACGGTCCGGAATCCCAGGTAGCGGCGGGGTGACGGCCGGCGCCCTTGCAGCGGGCGGCTCCCCGGCGGCGGGCGGCAGCCATGCGGCGCTTGGCAGCCCCGCGGGAAGCCGTTGCGAGGCGCCGGCCGGGCCCTTCGGCCCCCGGGAGGCCTGCGGGATCTTCGGCATCTGGGGCCATCCCGAAGCGGTGGCGTGCACCGTGCGGGCGCTGGTGGCCCTTCAGCACCGCGGGCAGGAGAGCGCGGGAATCGCCGTCCTGGACGGCTCGGGGCGGCTGCGGGTGCACCGGGGCCCGGGCCTGGTTGGCCACGTCTTTGGCCGTCCGGGGCGCCTGGCGCGACTGGGGGAGGGGGCCACGGCGGCCATCGGCCACGTTCGCTACGCCACGGCCGGCGACCCCGGTCCCCGCAACGCCCAGCCCCTGCTCTTCGGGGGCGACTTCGCCCTGGCCCACAACGGCCAGCTGGCGGGCGGCGAGCGCTGGCGGGCCGTCCTGGAGCGCCTGGGGGTTCCCCTGGCCACCACGGCCGATTCGGAGGTCATCGGCCGGGTCGCGCAGCGGCACGCGGCCCTGGCCTCGCGCCTGCCCGTGTCCCGGAGCGCCCTCACCGGGACCTGCCCCGTCCAGCCGGCGGCGCCGGAGGGCGGTGGGGCCATGGCGGCGCCGCCCGGGCCGGGCGGGACCAACCCCGCCGGCGGCCCGCCGGCCCCCTTGCTCAAGGCGCTGGCGGCGGTGCCCGGAGCGTATGCCGTGGTCATCCTGACACCCCGCGGGCTTTTGGCGGCCCGCGATCCCTGGGGCATCCGGCCGCTGGTCCTGGGCCGCATCGGCGACGCCTGGGCCGTGGCCTCGGAGAGCTGTGCCCTGGAGACGGCGGGGGGCCGGGTGGAAGAGGAACTGCCGCCCGGCAGCTGGGTGTGGCTGGGCTGCGGGGAGGCCCCTGGACCCGCCCGCGGTGCCCTGCCCGGCTGGGACCGGGCCGGGCTTGCCCGGGAGGCCTTCTGCGTCTTCGAATACATCTACTTCGCCCGGCCCGACAGCTGCTTCGCCGGCCGGAGCGTGTATGCCGTGCGCAAGGAGCTGGGCCGGCGTCTGGCCCGGGTCCACCCCGCCAGCGCCGACGTGGTGGTGGGGGTGCCCGACTCCAGCCTCCCCGCCGCGGCGGGCTATGCCGAGGCGGCGGGGCTGCCCCACGAGCTGGGCCTGGTGAAGAACCGGTACACCGGCCGCACCTTCATCCGCCCGGGGGCGCGGGAGCGGGAGGAGGCGGTGCGCCTCAAGCTCCATCCCGTGCCCGGCGTCCTGGCGGGGCGGCGGGTGGTGCTGGTCGACGACTCCCTGGTCCGCGGCACCACCGCCCGCTGGCTGGTCACGGCCCTGCGGGAGGCGGGGGCCCGGGAGGTGCACCTGCGCATCACCGCCCCACCCTACCGCTTCCCCTGCCACTTCGGCGTGGACACGGGCCGGGCCGAAGAGCTCCTGGCCGCCGGCCACTCGCCCCAGGCCATGGCCCGGGCCGTGGGGGCCGACTCCCTGGCCTTCCTGCCGCTCGATCAGGTGGTGGAGGCCACCGGCCGGCCCGCGGGGTCCCTGTGCCTGGGCTGTTTCACCGGGCGCTACCCCCTGGATCCGGAAGGCAAGGTGCGCCGGATAGGGCACCGTGGGGACCCCGGCGACCGTGGGATCCCCGGCGGCGGCGCGGGGGGCGGCTGA
- the purM gene encoding phosphoribosylformylglycinamidine cyclo-ligase produces MSDRAPGEAVPGGMGAGGNRLTYREAGVDLEAAEAAVAAIGRVAATARRPEVVGGIGAFAGFFRWGGAGGGLLAATCDGVGTKLAVTLEQDALETAGWDLVAMNVNDLVVHGAEPLFFLDYVAVGRLDPQRVARVVQGMAEACREAGCALLGGETAELPGLLPPGGMELAGFAVGHVPGGEPLDGRAVRPGDVILGLPSSGPHSNGFALIRRVAAAAGARWEDPLPGTAGTLGEAVLAPTRLYAAAARRLREAFEVRALAHITGGGLPGNVPRTLPAGCRAVLEWGSWPVPPVFHWLHRQGGVPWAEMVRVFNVGIGMTVVVPAAQAEGARRLAAEVLGTEVPVIGRIVAGPRGVEFEPPPGTNPPGGAGL; encoded by the coding sequence ATGAGCGACAGGGCACCCGGGGAGGCGGTCCCCGGGGGTATGGGGGCCGGGGGCAACAGGCTCACCTACCGGGAGGCCGGGGTCGACCTGGAGGCGGCCGAGGCGGCCGTGGCGGCCATCGGCCGGGTGGCGGCCACGGCCCGCCGCCCCGAGGTGGTGGGCGGCATCGGCGCCTTTGCCGGGTTCTTCCGCTGGGGCGGGGCGGGGGGCGGTCTCCTCGCCGCCACCTGCGACGGCGTGGGGACCAAGCTGGCCGTGACCCTGGAGCAGGACGCCCTGGAGACCGCCGGCTGGGACCTGGTGGCCATGAACGTCAACGACCTGGTGGTCCACGGGGCCGAGCCGCTGTTCTTCCTGGACTACGTGGCGGTGGGGCGGCTGGATCCCCAGCGGGTGGCGCGGGTCGTCCAGGGCATGGCGGAGGCTTGCCGGGAGGCGGGTTGCGCCCTCTTGGGGGGCGAGACGGCGGAGTTGCCCGGCCTCCTGCCGCCCGGCGGCATGGAGCTGGCGGGCTTCGCGGTGGGCCACGTGCCGGGCGGGGAACCCCTTGACGGGCGGGCGGTGCGACCCGGGGACGTGATCCTGGGCCTGCCGTCCAGCGGTCCCCACAGCAACGGGTTCGCCCTGATCCGGCGGGTGGCCGCGGCGGCGGGCGCCCGGTGGGAAGATCCCCTGCCGGGCACCGCCGGCACCCTGGGCGAGGCCGTCCTGGCCCCCACGCGGCTCTATGCAGCCGCCGCCCGCCGCCTGCGGGAGGCCTTCGAGGTGCGAGCCCTGGCTCACATCACCGGGGGCGGCCTGCCGGGCAACGTGCCGCGCACCCTGCCTGCCGGGTGCCGGGCGGTGCTGGAGTGGGGTAGCTGGCCGGTGCCGCCGGTATTCCACTGGCTCCACCGGCAGGGCGGGGTGCCTTGGGCTGAGATGGTGCGGGTCTTCAACGTGGGCATCGGCATGACCGTGGTGGTGCCGGCGGCCCAGGCGGAAGGGGCCCGCCGGCTGGCGGCGGAGGTGCTGGGGACCGAGGTGCCGGTCATCGGCCGGATCGTGGCGGGGCCCCGCGGGGTCGAGTTCGAACCGCCGCCGGGGACGAACCCGCCGGGGGGTGCTGGGCTGTGA
- the purN gene encoding phosphoribosylglycinamide formyltransferase, whose translation MTQGVAPAGPGPCRMVVMASGAGTNLQALLDAEAAGRLGGQIAAVLSDRPGAGALERARAAGKPAILLRPAGDWDRAVLDELARWQPDLVVLAGFMRLLGPAVVAAYRNRILNIHPSLLPAFPGKDAPRRALEHGVKVTGCTVHFVDEGVDTGPILLQAAVPVRDGDDPQTLHRRIQRVEHRLYPAAVRLVATGRVRLEGRRVRILKGPSGGRGAGPRPGAPVREGGVAG comes from the coding sequence GTGACGCAGGGGGTAGCGCCCGCCGGGCCGGGGCCGTGCCGGATGGTGGTGATGGCCTCGGGGGCCGGGACGAACCTGCAGGCGCTCCTCGACGCGGAGGCGGCGGGCCGCCTGGGCGGGCAGATCGCGGCGGTGCTGTCCGACCGCCCCGGCGCGGGGGCCCTCGAACGGGCACGGGCGGCGGGCAAGCCCGCGATACTGCTCCGGCCGGCGGGGGACTGGGACCGGGCCGTCCTGGACGAGCTGGCACGCTGGCAGCCGGACCTGGTGGTCCTGGCGGGGTTCATGCGCCTGCTGGGGCCGGCGGTGGTGGCGGCGTACCGGAACCGGATCCTCAACATCCACCCCTCCTTGCTGCCGGCCTTCCCGGGCAAGGACGCGCCCCGCCGGGCCCTGGAACACGGCGTCAAGGTGACGGGCTGTACCGTGCACTTCGTCGACGAGGGTGTGGACACCGGCCCCATCCTGCTGCAGGCGGCGGTGCCGGTGCGGGACGGCGACGATCCCCAGACCCTCCACCGCCGGATCCAGCGGGTGGAACACCGCCTCTACCCGGCGGCCGTGCGGCTGGTGGCGACGGGGCGGGTGCGGCTCGAGGGGCGGCGGGTGCGGATCCTGAAGGGGCCTTCAGGGGGGCGGGGCGCCGGCCCGCGGCCGGGCGCCCCGGTGCGGGAAGGAGGCGTGGCGGGTTGA
- a CDS encoding bifunctional phosphoribosylaminoimidazolecarboxamide formyltransferase/inosine monophosphate cyclohydrolase → MTEQQQKGSRPGPAAEEDRPEVASGPGRPLARRRAVLSVADKQGIAELGRALHRLGWELVSTGGTARVLEEAGLPVTPVQAVTGFPELLEGRVKTLHPALHAGILARRRRPDDMAALAAHGIVPVDLVVVNLYPFAQAAAAGVAGTALLEEIDIGGPALIRAAAKNWPHVAVVVDPADYPEIVAALAQGGLPAALRHRLAVKAFAHTAAYDAVIAQVLAGTRPEDFVPADRMPGEVLPLETERPAPAGTVRPAGEEAPVAGAASAQGAPDRVGDGAWPQLLVLPLRRESVLRYGENPHQAAAVYRPLLPPGGFHTPQDGGAATGDLVTAAAPAGAPGGFVQRGGKPMSYNNWLDTLAAWRAVQEFALPAAVAVKHATPCGIGAAPTPADAFRLARDADPESIFGGIVAFNRTVDEVTARLLAEIFLEVVVAPGFSREALNLLAGRKNLRILEAPGAAAAAGGSPPPGPGHAGPAGRAVAATGSSGSWGAWEVRGLGDCWLVQEADPPLPAGVRTGWQVVTRAAPSPGQWEALDFAWRAVKPCRSNAIVVAAAQPGGGWRTLGIGAGQTSRVRAVEQALALAGESARGAVLASDGFFPFPDSVERAAAAGIAAIVQPGGSVRDAEVIAAAEQAGIAMVFTGRRHFRH, encoded by the coding sequence TTGACGGAGCAGCAGCAGAAGGGCAGCCGGCCAGGACCTGCCGCCGAGGAGGACCGCCCGGAGGTGGCGTCCGGCCCTGGCCGGCCCCTTGCCCGGCGGCGGGCCGTCCTGAGCGTGGCCGACAAGCAGGGCATCGCCGAGCTGGGCCGGGCCCTGCACCGCCTGGGCTGGGAGCTGGTCTCCACCGGGGGGACGGCCCGGGTGCTGGAAGAAGCCGGCTTGCCGGTGACCCCCGTCCAGGCGGTGACGGGCTTTCCCGAGCTGCTGGAGGGGCGGGTGAAGACCCTGCACCCGGCCCTCCACGCCGGCATCCTGGCCCGGCGCCGGCGGCCGGACGACATGGCGGCCCTGGCCGCCCACGGCATCGTGCCGGTGGACCTGGTGGTGGTCAACCTCTACCCCTTCGCGCAAGCGGCCGCCGCCGGCGTGGCCGGCACCGCCCTGCTGGAAGAGATCGACATCGGCGGGCCCGCCCTGATCCGGGCCGCCGCCAAGAACTGGCCCCACGTCGCCGTGGTGGTCGATCCGGCCGACTACCCGGAGATCGTCGCGGCCCTCGCGCAGGGCGGGCTGCCGGCGGCCCTGCGCCACCGGCTGGCCGTCAAGGCCTTCGCCCACACCGCCGCCTACGATGCGGTCATCGCCCAGGTGCTGGCGGGGACCCGGCCGGAAGACTTTGTGCCCGCAGACCGGATGCCGGGGGAGGTGCTGCCTCTTGAAACGGAGCGGCCGGCCCCTGCTGGAACGGTGCGGCCGGCCGGGGAGGAGGCGCCTGTCGCCGGGGCCGCTTCCGCCCAAGGCGCTCCGGACCGGGTGGGGGACGGCGCCTGGCCTCAACTCCTGGTGCTGCCCCTGCGCCGGGAAAGCGTCCTCCGTTACGGTGAAAACCCCCACCAGGCGGCGGCCGTCTACCGGCCGCTGCTGCCGCCGGGAGGTTTCCACACGCCTCAGGACGGCGGCGCGGCCACCGGCGACCTCGTGACCGCCGCCGCGCCGGCGGGGGCGCCGGGCGGGTTCGTCCAGCGCGGCGGCAAGCCCATGTCGTACAACAACTGGCTCGACACCCTGGCCGCCTGGCGGGCCGTCCAGGAGTTCGCCCTGCCGGCGGCGGTGGCGGTCAAGCACGCCACACCCTGCGGCATCGGCGCCGCCCCGACCCCGGCGGACGCCTTCCGGCTGGCCCGCGACGCCGACCCCGAGTCCATCTTCGGCGGCATCGTCGCCTTCAACCGCACCGTGGACGAGGTCACCGCCCGGCTGCTGGCGGAGATCTTCCTGGAGGTGGTCGTCGCCCCGGGCTTCAGCCGGGAGGCGCTAAACCTCCTCGCCGGGCGGAAGAACCTGCGGATCCTGGAGGCGCCGGGCGCGGCGGCGGCCGCCGGCGGATCACCCCCACCCGGGCCGGGGCACGCCGGTCCAGCCGGAAGGGCCGTAGCGGCAACGGGCAGCAGCGGGTCCTGGGGGGCCTGGGAGGTCCGGGGTCTGGGCGATTGCTGGCTCGTCCAGGAGGCCGACCCGCCCCTTCCCGCCGGCGTCCGGACCGGCTGGCAGGTGGTGACCCGGGCCGCTCCCTCGCCCGGGCAGTGGGAGGCCCTGGACTTCGCCTGGCGGGCGGTGAAGCCCTGCCGCTCCAACGCCATCGTGGTGGCGGCCGCCCAGCCGGGCGGCGGCTGGCGCACCCTGGGCATCGGCGCCGGCCAGACCAGCCGGGTGCGGGCGGTGGAACAGGCGCTGGCCCTGGCGGGCGAGTCGGCCCGGGGGGCGGTGCTGGCCTCCGACGGGTTCTTCCCCTTCCCCGATTCGGTGGAACGGGCGGCGGCGGCGGGGATTGCCGCCATCGTGCAACCGGGCGGGTCGGTGCGTGACGCCGAGGTCATCGCCGCCGCCGAGCAGGCGGGCATCGCCATGGTCTTCACCGGCCGGCGGCATTTCCGGCACTGA
- the purD gene encoding phosphoribosylamine--glycine ligase: MRVAVIGSGGREHALVRALMQSPRVEHVLALPGNDGMAALGAECLGGDPLDLDDTARRLQARRVDLALVGPEAPLVAGLAGRLEAAGIAVFGPGREAARIEGSKAFAKAFMARHGIPTAPGWVFDDPAAAEDFLRRHPGPWVVKADGLAAGKGVLVCDDAAASLEAVRRLMRQGVLGAAGRRVVIEERLEGRELSVLAVTDGRRAHLLAPARDYKRLEDGDRGPNTGGMGAFSPVPGVSPALLDAIRRSIVEPAVAGLAAEGCPFRGVLYAGLMLTAQGPRVLEFNCRLGDPETQVLVPRLAGDLAELAWQAATGRLPAEPPAWRPEAAVCVVLATPGYPDEPARGLPITGLEQAAGLPGVFIDHAGTRREGGRWVAAGGRVVGVTALGSCLEEARRKAYAAVEQIRFPGLRFRRDIARFHHGEGTGNSLTDQEQDPANGRTRPFSVE; encoded by the coding sequence ATGCGGGTCGCGGTCATCGGCAGCGGCGGGCGGGAACACGCCCTGGTGCGGGCGCTCATGCAGAGTCCCCGGGTGGAGCATGTCCTGGCCCTGCCCGGCAACGACGGCATGGCGGCTCTGGGCGCCGAGTGCCTGGGCGGCGATCCCCTGGACCTTGACGATACCGCCCGGCGCCTTCAGGCCCGGCGGGTCGACCTGGCCCTGGTCGGGCCCGAGGCTCCCCTGGTGGCCGGGCTGGCCGGCCGGCTGGAGGCCGCCGGCATCGCCGTCTTCGGACCGGGCCGGGAGGCCGCCCGCATCGAAGGGAGCAAGGCTTTCGCCAAGGCCTTCATGGCCCGCCACGGCATCCCCACCGCCCCGGGCTGGGTCTTCGACGACCCGGCGGCGGCGGAGGACTTTCTCCGCCGCCACCCGGGCCCGTGGGTGGTCAAGGCCGACGGCCTGGCGGCGGGCAAGGGCGTGCTCGTGTGCGACGATGCCGCCGCGTCCCTGGAAGCGGTCCGGCGCCTCATGCGGCAGGGCGTGCTGGGGGCCGCAGGCCGCCGGGTGGTGATCGAGGAGCGGCTGGAGGGGCGGGAGCTCTCGGTCCTGGCCGTGACCGACGGCCGCCGGGCCCACCTCCTGGCCCCGGCCCGCGACTACAAGCGCCTGGAAGACGGCGACCGCGGACCCAACACCGGCGGCATGGGGGCCTTCTCCCCCGTGCCGGGCGTATCGCCCGCCCTGCTCGATGCCATCCGGCGCTCCATCGTGGAGCCCGCGGTGGCGGGCCTGGCGGCGGAGGGGTGCCCCTTCCGGGGTGTGCTCTACGCGGGGCTCATGCTGACGGCCCAGGGACCCCGGGTGCTGGAGTTCAACTGCAGGCTGGGCGACCCGGAGACCCAGGTGCTGGTGCCGCGGCTGGCCGGCGACCTGGCGGAGCTGGCCTGGCAGGCGGCCACGGGCCGGCTTCCGGCCGAGCCGCCGGCCTGGCGACCGGAGGCGGCGGTGTGCGTGGTGCTGGCGACGCCCGGCTACCCGGACGAACCCGCCCGGGGCCTGCCCATCACGGGCCTGGAGCAGGCGGCGGGCCTGCCCGGGGTGTTCATCGACCACGCCGGCACGCGGCGGGAGGGCGGCCGCTGGGTCGCCGCGGGCGGCCGGGTGGTGGGGGTGACGGCCCTGGGTTCTTGCCTGGAGGAGGCGCGGCGGAAGGCCTATGCCGCCGTCGAGCAGATCCGCTTCCCGGGGCTGCGGTTCCGCAGGGACATCGCTCGGTTCCACCACGGGGAAGGAACGGGCAACTCCCTCACCGATCAAGAGCAGGACCCGGCCAATGGCAGGACCCGGCCGTTCTCTGTGGAATGA
- the ribD gene encoding bifunctional diaminohydroxyphosphoribosylaminopyrimidine deaminase/5-amino-6-(5-phosphoribosylamino)uracil reductase RibD encodes MGDDRAPGSSPGTILPSRASAGGAAPVAGRARLAVDREADRHFMRRALDLAARAGGRTHPNPMVGAVIVRDGVVVGEGYHRRAGEPHAEVEALRSARDQARGATLYVTLEPCCHHGRTPPCTEAILAAGLRRVVVAMVDPDPRVAGRGLSVLAQAGVEVAVGVEADRALRLNEAYVVHRVLGRPMVTAKYAMTLDGRIATARGESRWITGPRARRWVHRLRDRVDAILVGVGTVLADDPSLTVRWHPGGRDPVRVILDSHARTPPDAQVIRAARHSPAPTWVAVTPQAPAVRTARLEAAGVQVLRVPADPHGRVSILHLLRELASRGIVHLLVEGGASVHGSFFAAGLVDRVVAFIAPKLVGGRAAPGPIGDPGVDALAAAPALHRPTWRRIGEDWMISGYLRDPAALVCDQPPACREGPPPAPRAPGGTPGPATPGESAGTR; translated from the coding sequence ATGGGCGACGATCGCGCGCCCGGGTCCTCGCCCGGGACAATCCTCCCGTCCCGTGCCTCCGCTGGCGGGGCGGCTCCTGTTGCCGGCCGTGCCCGACTGGCGGTGGACCGGGAGGCCGACCGCCACTTCATGAGGCGGGCTCTGGACCTGGCGGCGAGAGCCGGCGGGCGGACCCATCCCAATCCCATGGTGGGGGCCGTCATCGTCCGGGACGGGGTGGTGGTGGGCGAAGGGTACCACCGGCGCGCGGGGGAGCCCCACGCCGAGGTTGAGGCCCTGCGGTCGGCAAGAGACCAGGCCCGGGGGGCGACCCTGTATGTCACCCTGGAACCCTGTTGCCATCATGGCCGGACGCCACCCTGCACCGAGGCCATCCTGGCGGCGGGTCTGCGGCGGGTCGTGGTGGCCATGGTGGACCCCGATCCGCGGGTGGCGGGCCGCGGCCTTTCCGTTCTGGCGCAAGCGGGCGTAGAGGTTGCCGTCGGGGTCGAGGCGGACCGCGCGCTGCGCCTGAACGAAGCGTATGTCGTGCACCGCGTGCTGGGTCGTCCCATGGTGACGGCCAAGTATGCGATGACCCTGGACGGCCGGATCGCCACCGCTCGGGGCGAAAGCCGCTGGATCACGGGTCCCAGGGCCCGCCGCTGGGTCCACCGCCTCAGGGACCGGGTCGACGCCATTCTGGTCGGGGTGGGAACGGTCCTGGCCGACGACCCCAGCCTTACCGTCCGCTGGCATCCAGGAGGCCGGGACCCCGTCCGGGTCATCCTGGACAGTCACGCCCGCACCCCCCCGGACGCCCAGGTGATCCGGGCGGCCCGGCATTCCCCGGCGCCCACATGGGTTGCCGTGACACCCCAGGCTCCCGCCGTCCGGACCGCCCGCCTGGAGGCGGCGGGGGTGCAGGTCTTGCGGGTGCCGGCGGATCCCCACGGCCGTGTTTCGATTCTCCATCTCCTGCGGGAGCTGGCGTCCCGCGGGATCGTGCACCTGCTGGTCGAGGGAGGGGCGTCGGTCCACGGATCCTTCTTCGCCGCCGGGCTGGTTGACCGGGTGGTGGCCTTCATCGCGCCCAAGCTCGTCGGGGGCCGTGCGGCCCCGGGACCCATCGGGGACCCGGGGGTGGATGCGCTGGCTGCCGCGCCCGCCCTGCACCGGCCCACCTGGCGCCGGATCGGCGAGGACTGGATGATCAGCGGCTACCTTCGGGATCCCGCGGCCCTGGTCTGCGATCAGCCGCCGGCCTGCCGGGAAGGCCCGCCACCTGCGCCCCGGGCTCCCGGCGGTACACCGGGGCCGGCGACTCCAGGAGAGAGCGCGGGAACCCGCTAA